Proteins from one Natrinema salifodinae genomic window:
- a CDS encoding DsrE/DsrF/DrsH-like family protein: protein MSTDTTQPTGADDETRSRAELEARVAELESRLADVENKLDDGQPKLSIIATKGTLDMAYPPLILASTAAAFGYDVTVFHTFWGLDILHEEKSKNLRLSSVGNPNMPVPNAVGALPGMDRLTTSLMEKRIEDNDTASIEELIETSLEMGVGFQACQMTIDLLDYDEADFYDGVTVGVGAATAIQDMAEADVQLLI, encoded by the coding sequence ATGAGCACGGATACCACACAACCGACGGGTGCCGACGACGAGACCCGCTCTCGCGCGGAACTCGAAGCACGCGTCGCCGAACTCGAGTCGCGACTCGCTGACGTGGAGAACAAGCTCGACGACGGACAGCCAAAGCTGTCCATCATCGCGACGAAAGGCACCCTCGATATGGCGTACCCGCCGCTCATCCTTGCGAGCACCGCCGCGGCGTTCGGGTACGACGTAACGGTCTTCCACACGTTCTGGGGGCTGGACATCCTCCACGAGGAGAAATCCAAGAACCTACGGCTGAGTTCGGTCGGGAATCCGAACATGCCGGTCCCGAACGCGGTCGGGGCGCTCCCCGGCATGGATCGGCTGACCACGTCGCTGATGGAAAAACGGATCGAGGACAACGACACGGCGTCCATCGAAGAACTCATCGAAACCTCGCTCGAGATGGGCGTCGGGTTTCAGGCGTGTCAGATGACGATCGACCTCCTGGACTACGACGAAGCCGACTTCTACGACGGCGTTACCGTCGGTGTCGGCGCCGCCACGGCCATTCAGGACATGGCCGAGGCCGACGTTCAACTCCTCATCTAA
- a CDS encoding SHOCT domain-containing protein gives MSTESTADRTLRVVLLVLAVLVLLPMLLMVVAMPMMGMMGWWWDGGTARFSPLWGIGMMLVWLVVFVGIGYLLYRGLVAGGSSATGSIDPALEELRLAYARGDLSEEEFETRREKLRRNE, from the coding sequence ATGTCGACAGAGTCCACCGCCGACCGCACGCTCCGAGTCGTCCTTCTCGTCCTCGCGGTGCTGGTCTTGCTCCCGATGCTGCTGATGGTCGTCGCCATGCCGATGATGGGAATGATGGGATGGTGGTGGGACGGCGGAACGGCTCGGTTCTCCCCGCTCTGGGGCATCGGCATGATGCTCGTCTGGCTCGTCGTCTTCGTCGGCATCGGCTACCTCCTGTACCGGGGCCTCGTGGCCGGAGGCTCGTCGGCGACCGGGTCGATCGATCCGGCCCTCGAGGAACTGCGCCTGGCCTACGCGCGCGGTGACCTCTCCGAGGAGGAGTTCGAGACGCGGCGCGAGAAGCTCAGACGGAACGAATGA
- a CDS encoding helix-turn-helix domain-containing protein: MADSMGEMLRQDMQCEGLLECFHDLKEIDKDVFRLLNDVDEPLTVDEIADHIERERSTAYRSVKRLLQAGFLQKDQVNYEQGGYYHVYHPRDADEITQEMQRMLNDWYAKMGQLIGEFGEKYADEPGQSPPIEG; encoded by the coding sequence ATGGCCGACTCAATGGGCGAAATGCTTCGGCAGGATATGCAGTGCGAGGGGCTGCTGGAGTGTTTCCACGACCTCAAGGAGATCGATAAGGACGTGTTCAGGCTGCTGAACGACGTCGACGAACCGCTCACGGTCGACGAGATTGCGGATCACATCGAGCGCGAACGGTCGACCGCGTACCGCTCCGTGAAACGCTTGCTGCAGGCCGGGTTCCTCCAGAAGGACCAGGTCAACTACGAGCAGGGCGGGTACTACCACGTCTATCATCCGCGGGATGCCGACGAAATCACCCAGGAGATGCAGCGGATGCTCAACGACTGGTACGCGAAGATGGGGCAGCTCATCGGCGAATTCGGCGAGAAGTACGCCGATGAGCCCGGACAGTCGCCGCCGATCGAAGGCTAA
- a CDS encoding potassium channel family protein yields MNVVYLALGAVLLAGTVVDLLWTTLWVEGGAGPLTSRVMAWTWRTLRRLGSENPWLRSLSGVVIFVLSLAMWILLLWSGWTLLFASAERALVDTLHRGPVSWADRFYFTGYTIFTLGIGDFVPRTGRWQFVTTLATASGLLFITLSVTYTLSVLDAVTQKRAFANNVNGLGTRSEAIVRRSWNGETFRALDHPLDTIATQLNTLTANHKAYPILHYFHSTQAARAPVVEIAILDEALTLYRFGIPSEDRPNEIVLRTARASVQRYLETLHEAFIDPADRTPPAPALTPLREAGIPTVSDDEFAESLRDVRDRRRTLLGLVESDARRWPSEAAESE; encoded by the coding sequence ATGAACGTCGTTTATCTCGCGCTCGGCGCAGTACTGCTCGCGGGGACCGTCGTCGATCTCCTCTGGACGACGCTCTGGGTCGAGGGGGGCGCCGGTCCGCTCACGTCCCGCGTGATGGCGTGGACGTGGCGAACGCTTCGCAGACTCGGGAGCGAGAATCCGTGGCTGCGTAGCCTCTCCGGCGTGGTGATTTTCGTTCTGAGTCTCGCGATGTGGATCCTCCTGCTCTGGAGCGGGTGGACACTGCTCTTCGCGAGCGCCGAGCGCGCCCTCGTCGATACGCTTCACCGAGGACCCGTCTCGTGGGCCGATCGCTTCTATTTCACGGGGTATACGATATTCACGTTAGGAATCGGTGACTTCGTACCGCGGACGGGCCGCTGGCAATTTGTCACCACGCTCGCGACGGCCAGCGGTCTGCTCTTCATCACGTTGAGCGTCACCTACACGCTGTCAGTCCTCGACGCGGTCACGCAGAAGCGCGCGTTCGCCAACAACGTGAACGGACTCGGGACGCGAAGCGAGGCTATCGTTCGGCGGAGTTGGAACGGGGAGACGTTTCGAGCGCTCGACCACCCGCTGGACACGATCGCGACGCAACTGAACACGCTGACAGCGAATCACAAGGCGTACCCGATTCTGCACTACTTTCACAGCACGCAGGCCGCGCGGGCCCCGGTCGTCGAAATCGCCATTTTGGACGAGGCGCTGACGCTCTACCGATTCGGAATCCCCAGCGAGGACCGGCCCAACGAAATCGTCCTCCGGACCGCTCGTGCGAGCGTTCAGCGCTACCTCGAAACCCTCCACGAGGCGTTTATCGACCCCGCGGATCGCACCCCGCCCGCCCCGGCGCTTACGCCCCTTCGCGAGGCCGGGATTCCGACCGTTTCGGACGACGAGTTCGCCGAGTCCCTCCGGGACGTGCGCGACCGACGGCGAACGCTGCTCGGCCTGGTCGAATCCGACGCGCGACGGTGGCCGTCGGAGGCCGCGGAAAGCGAGTGA
- a CDS encoding metal-dependent hydrolase, whose product MMLPTHALVGLAIALPVAIALPESANVVLFAGLLGGIVPDLDLYLGHRKTLHYPVYYTVLAAAVVTVALFVRMSLPIAVAVMLIAAAVHSIADVFGGGLELRPWEATSDRAVYDHHRDRWIAPRRWIRYDGAPEDLLLTVAVAGPLLVTLDGAFRWVVVAALTVATAYTVVRRALPAVAESLLEDVLLQRLPDRVVANLPTRYVSDQ is encoded by the coding sequence ATGATGCTGCCAACGCACGCGCTCGTCGGCCTGGCGATCGCGCTTCCGGTTGCGATTGCGCTCCCGGAGTCTGCGAATGTCGTGCTGTTTGCGGGGTTGCTGGGCGGAATCGTACCGGATCTCGATCTGTACCTCGGCCATCGGAAGACGCTCCACTATCCCGTCTACTACACGGTACTCGCCGCCGCCGTCGTCACGGTCGCGCTATTCGTTCGGATGTCGCTGCCGATCGCCGTCGCCGTGATGCTGATCGCCGCGGCCGTTCACAGCATCGCGGACGTCTTCGGAGGCGGGTTGGAACTCCGCCCGTGGGAAGCGACCTCCGATCGCGCCGTGTACGATCATCACCGCGATCGGTGGATCGCGCCTCGCCGCTGGATCCGCTACGACGGCGCACCCGAAGATCTGCTCCTGACCGTCGCTGTAGCCGGGCCGCTACTGGTGACTCTCGACGGCGCGTTCCGCTGGGTCGTCGTCGCAGCGCTGACCGTCGCGACCGCGTACACCGTCGTTCGACGGGCGCTTCCGGCGGTCGCGGAATCGCTCCTCGAAGACGTGCTGCTCCAGCGGCTCCCGGATCGAGTCGTCGCGAACCTGCCTACCCGCTACGTCTCGGACCAGTAG
- a CDS encoding YeeE/YedE family protein gives MIEFTPPLALGELFPRGVLLYLLGGLLVGLGAAVIYLATGIIAGASTFLESTLSYVSDVPRFNRFTYIQSRGWRFVFTAGIVSGAAAYAVLFQGAVWTTDVQWWRLLGGGFLVGIGTRLGKGCTSGHGVCGVGSLSSTSLVNVATFLAVAVGTAQLVQAVGVAP, from the coding sequence ATGATCGAGTTCACACCGCCGCTCGCGCTCGGCGAACTCTTCCCGCGAGGGGTCCTGCTGTATCTCCTCGGCGGACTGCTCGTCGGGCTCGGTGCCGCAGTCATCTACCTCGCGACGGGCATCATCGCGGGGGCGAGCACGTTCCTCGAGTCGACGCTCTCGTACGTCTCCGACGTTCCGCGGTTCAACCGCTTCACGTACATTCAGTCGCGGGGCTGGCGATTCGTGTTCACCGCGGGTATCGTCAGCGGCGCCGCCGCGTACGCGGTCCTGTTTCAGGGAGCCGTCTGGACAACCGACGTCCAGTGGTGGCGGCTGCTCGGCGGCGGGTTCCTCGTCGGCATCGGCACGCGCCTCGGCAAAGGGTGCACGTCGGGCCACGGCGTCTGCGGCGTCGGATCGCTGTCGTCCACGTCGCTCGTGAACGTCGCAACGTTCCTCGCCGTCGCGGTCGGGACCGCACAACTCGTCCAGGCCGTGGGGGTGGCACCATGA
- a CDS encoding YeeE/YedE family protein — protein sequence MNSAGRSPWFVPVIYAGGLLFGFGLAVSGMARPEVVLDFLQFEDFGLLFVMGGAAVVTGLTFAGATRYLDQAPLTASEYTRRLKSFDRNVVIGGSIFGVGWGLSGICPGAAYASVGIGNYPILWAIAGMFLGAYAQGYWRTPSSAAAESASESEPATEIPSN from the coding sequence ATGAACTCGGCCGGGCGCAGCCCGTGGTTCGTGCCGGTCATCTACGCCGGCGGCCTGCTCTTCGGCTTCGGGCTCGCCGTCAGCGGCATGGCCCGTCCGGAGGTCGTGTTAGACTTCCTCCAGTTCGAGGACTTCGGACTCCTGTTCGTCATGGGCGGGGCCGCCGTCGTGACCGGCCTCACGTTCGCCGGCGCGACGCGGTACCTCGACCAGGCACCGCTGACTGCGAGCGAGTACACGCGTCGGCTGAAATCCTTCGATCGGAACGTCGTTATCGGCGGGTCGATCTTCGGTGTCGGTTGGGGTCTCTCCGGGATCTGTCCCGGAGCCGCCTACGCGAGCGTCGGCATCGGTAACTATCCGATCCTGTGGGCGATCGCCGGGATGTTCCTCGGCGCGTACGCACAGGGCTACTGGCGGACGCCGAGTTCCGCAGCCGCCGAGTCGGCGTCCGAATCCGAGCCCGCAACGGAGATACCGTCCAACTGA
- a CDS encoding ATP-binding cassette domain-containing protein, whose product MSSAGSPPIKLDGLTKYYGDVRGVEDLTFAVDQGETFGFLGPNGAGKSTAIRVLLGLLKPTDGEARLLGRDATDRTELREAKRHLGYLPSDVTFYRRVTGARVLGYFGRLRGSLMLAGALIALIALTVGLFPSIQETGADLDAYLESLPPEASRAFVGNVTTLTTIEGYLVSQLCQFGWVLLLAIYHAYAAAPSIAGRSNADSRADALAAGDANPVRRRQVPLVRSGGCPRQRDHLPRGCSRRGTRR is encoded by the coding sequence GTGTCCAGCGCCGGTTCACCGCCGATCAAACTCGACGGGCTGACGAAGTACTACGGGGACGTCCGGGGTGTCGAGGACCTCACGTTCGCCGTCGATCAGGGCGAAACCTTCGGCTTCCTCGGCCCGAACGGCGCGGGCAAGTCGACGGCGATCCGAGTCCTGCTCGGCCTGTTGAAACCCACCGACGGCGAGGCCCGACTGCTGGGACGCGACGCCACCGACCGAACCGAACTGCGCGAGGCGAAGCGCCACCTCGGCTATCTGCCGAGCGACGTCACGTTCTACCGGCGCGTGACGGGAGCGCGGGTGCTCGGCTACTTCGGTCGGCTCCGCGGCTCGCTGATGCTCGCCGGTGCGTTGATCGCGCTGATCGCGCTCACCGTCGGGCTCTTCCCGTCGATCCAGGAGACGGGCGCGGATCTCGACGCCTACCTCGAGTCGCTGCCCCCGGAGGCGAGTCGCGCGTTCGTGGGCAACGTGACCACGCTGACGACGATCGAGGGGTACCTGGTCTCGCAGCTCTGCCAGTTCGGGTGGGTCCTGTTGCTCGCGATCTACCACGCGTACGCCGCCGCCCCGTCGATCGCCGGGAGGTCGAACGCGGACAGTCGGGCTGACGCTCTCGCTGCCGGTGACGCGAACCCGGTTCGTCGTCGGCAAGTCCCTCTCGTTCGTTCCGGGGGTTGTCCTCGTCAACGCGATCACCTTCCTCGCGGTTGCTCTCGGCGTGGAACTCGTCGATGA
- a CDS encoding DUF2270 domain-containing protein, with protein MKPSSATAHRYRSDDSWRSRARNRRATVFADGLASSAGRPDSAWRDHLRREYREPTSKSTAEEPVENDG; from the coding sequence ATGAAACCGAGCTCTGCGACGGCTCATCGCTACCGGAGCGACGACAGTTGGCGGAGCAGGGCCAGAAATCGGCGGGCGACCGTCTTCGCCGACGGACTCGCCTCCTCCGCCGGCCGTCCCGACTCCGCCTGGCGCGACCATTTGCGTCGGGAGTATCGGGAACCGACGAGCAAGAGCACCGCCGAGGAACCCGTCGAAAATGATGGCTGA
- a CDS encoding sulfite exporter TauE/SafE family protein → MIAVFVGFGLLIGILFGFFGMGGSFLVTPALLVMGYPAKVAVGSGLAFVFGTSVIGALKHRDHGQVDYKLAALMTVGMTAGIEVGKRVVFLLEELGSADLVVSVAYVGLLAIVGLFTLRDARSERDESGARTFADHVQAVRLPPTVTLADDGRVSVWIVLAVGGAIGVLSGFLGVGGGFLLMPAMMYGLGVPATVAVGTDILQITVSGAYGAFVYAQAGSVALPVVGSLLAGSALGARIGASATKLVDEDAIKGYFAAMLLAGSLSVGAKELGTSLDLAALTALSVVLIFGATVLVSTVIVLAAVCSLRRETSGRWCRLVSS, encoded by the coding sequence ATGATCGCGGTCTTCGTCGGGTTCGGCCTGCTGATCGGCATCCTCTTCGGGTTCTTCGGGATGGGCGGGTCGTTCCTCGTGACGCCGGCGCTGCTGGTGATGGGGTACCCCGCGAAGGTCGCCGTCGGCAGCGGCCTGGCGTTCGTCTTCGGAACGAGCGTCATCGGTGCGCTCAAACACCGCGACCACGGCCAGGTCGACTACAAGCTGGCCGCGCTGATGACCGTCGGAATGACGGCCGGCATCGAGGTCGGCAAGCGGGTCGTCTTCCTGCTCGAGGAGCTCGGTTCGGCCGATCTGGTCGTCAGTGTCGCCTACGTCGGGCTGCTCGCTATCGTGGGCCTGTTCACGCTACGGGACGCGCGCAGCGAGCGCGACGAATCGGGTGCCCGCACCTTCGCCGATCACGTCCAAGCGGTCCGCCTCCCACCCACGGTCACGCTGGCCGATGACGGCAGGGTCTCGGTGTGGATCGTCCTCGCGGTCGGCGGTGCAATCGGGGTCCTCTCCGGGTTTCTCGGCGTCGGCGGCGGATTCCTTCTCATGCCGGCGATGATGTACGGCCTCGGCGTTCCGGCGACGGTCGCCGTCGGCACCGACATCCTTCAGATAACCGTTTCCGGCGCATACGGGGCGTTCGTCTACGCGCAGGCCGGCTCGGTCGCGCTGCCGGTCGTCGGGTCGTTGCTCGCCGGGAGCGCGCTCGGCGCGCGCATCGGGGCCAGCGCGACGAAACTGGTCGACGAGGACGCGATCAAGGGCTACTTCGCCGCGATGCTCCTGGCGGGAAGCCTCTCGGTCGGGGCGAAAGAGCTCGGAACGTCGCTCGACCTGGCGGCACTCACGGCGCTGAGTGTCGTCCTCATCTTCGGGGCGACGGTCCTCGTCAGCACGGTGATCGTACTCGCCGCCGTCTGCTCCCTCCGGCGCGAGACCTCCGGGCGGTGGTGTCGCCTGGTCTCGTCGTAG
- a CDS encoding MFS transporter has product MSEPVLRQGIREHLGQFSLHVLLVFATGLTIGSERTVVPVLGEDVLGVESFFVIGSFVVSFGFVKALLNLYAGKWGEEYGRKPVLVLGWITALPIPVILIYAPSWSWITVGNVLLGINQALTWSMAINAKIDLAGPDQRGLAVGIDEAFGYTGVAAGAWLTGVIAGRTSLRPEPFYFLAVVVVLAVLISVFLIEETVQFARMEGDDDHYDADLPFDEVLKRATYGDRTLFAAAQAGHVENFVDTLFWIAVPLYLTSQGLEIAAVGVVVGVHSAMYFLQIATGGLADRIGRRPPVVAGMFLAGGGVLGMVLVEGYLPWALLSAISGLGMALLYPNLMTVPGDAAHPSWRAAGMGVYRMWRDAGYGVGAIVIGLSMEFVGVAAAFHVTAILMFLSGGIVYLWMEETHPDFGTHEPPAPATETIRE; this is encoded by the coding sequence GTGAGCGAACCGGTTCTCCGGCAGGGCATCCGCGAACACCTCGGACAGTTCTCGCTGCACGTCCTGCTAGTGTTCGCGACGGGGCTCACCATCGGGTCCGAGCGGACCGTCGTGCCCGTCTTAGGCGAGGACGTCCTCGGCGTCGAGTCGTTTTTCGTCATCGGCTCGTTCGTCGTCTCCTTCGGGTTCGTCAAAGCGCTGCTCAACCTCTACGCCGGCAAATGGGGGGAGGAGTACGGGCGCAAGCCGGTGCTCGTCCTCGGTTGGATCACCGCGCTGCCGATTCCGGTGATCCTCATCTACGCACCCAGCTGGAGCTGGATCACGGTCGGGAACGTTCTGCTCGGAATCAACCAGGCGCTGACCTGGAGCATGGCGATCAACGCCAAGATCGATCTCGCGGGACCCGACCAGCGGGGACTCGCCGTCGGGATCGACGAAGCGTTCGGTTACACCGGCGTCGCCGCGGGCGCCTGGCTCACGGGCGTCATCGCCGGCCGAACGAGCCTCCGTCCGGAGCCGTTTTACTTCCTCGCCGTCGTGGTCGTGCTGGCGGTCCTGATCTCGGTTTTCCTCATCGAGGAGACGGTGCAGTTCGCACGGATGGAAGGGGACGACGACCACTACGACGCGGACCTTCCGTTCGATGAGGTGCTGAAGCGGGCGACCTACGGCGACCGGACGCTGTTCGCGGCGGCACAGGCCGGGCACGTCGAAAACTTCGTGGATACGCTGTTCTGGATCGCGGTGCCGCTCTATCTCACGAGTCAGGGGTTAGAAATCGCGGCCGTCGGCGTCGTCGTTGGCGTCCACAGCGCAATGTACTTCCTTCAGATCGCGACCGGCGGCCTCGCCGATCGCATCGGCCGCCGACCGCCCGTCGTCGCGGGGATGTTCCTCGCCGGAGGGGGCGTCCTCGGGATGGTGCTCGTCGAGGGCTACCTGCCGTGGGCGCTCCTGTCCGCGATTTCCGGACTGGGGATGGCGCTGCTCTATCCGAACCTGATGACCGTCCCCGGCGACGCGGCCCACCCGTCGTGGCGCGCGGCCGGAATGGGCGTCTATCGGATGTGGCGGGACGCCGGCTACGGCGTCGGAGCGATCGTCATCGGACTCTCGATGGAGTTCGTGGGCGTCGCGGCCGCGTTCCACGTGACCGCGATCTTGATGTTCCTCTCCGGCGGGATCGTCTACCTGTGGATGGAAGAGACGCACCCGGACTTCGGCACGCACGAGCCGCCAGCCCCTGCCACGGAAACGATCCGCGAGTAA
- a CDS encoding DUF7512 family protein: MFGLETLGGSAQAAMTVGLVLAEAIALYVGYGAMTRLAGPTARNALRGD; this comes from the coding sequence ATGTTCGGCCTCGAAACCCTTGGCGGATCCGCGCAGGCCGCGATGACGGTCGGACTCGTCCTCGCGGAAGCGATCGCACTGTACGTCGGGTACGGAGCGATGACGCGGCTCGCCGGCCCGACCGCTCGCAACGCGCTGCGAGGTGACTAG
- a CDS encoding MBL fold metallo-hydrolase: MTSNTKFDPDEVARRIHSDGDAEDLFVLDVRNEDDYDEWHIDSSTNIPVYDELLEHDYSTLETHLDKLPTETEIATVCVAGITSARAADFLREHGFDAKSIDDGMNGWGRVHRQYEIDSVDGVVQIVRPGTGCVSYLVHDDGEAVVVDPSQYIDRYLNAADERDLEIVGVADTHAHADHVSGARRLAGELDVPYYLHGDDAVELDRVTELEDEATIPVGERSLDVIHTPGHTPGSVSLRVGDALLSGDTLFLRSVGRPDLEDGEEEAVRAAAGQLFESLAHLTDLDDETVVLPGHFNDESMRPVATELGALRAETTNELLSYVESGDDDAFVETIVESLADEPANYNEIKQINWGKEQPGDDVEALELGPNNCAAN; this comes from the coding sequence GTGACGAGCAATACTAAATTCGACCCCGACGAAGTCGCCCGTCGCATCCACAGCGACGGCGACGCCGAGGACCTCTTCGTCCTCGACGTTCGGAACGAAGACGACTACGACGAGTGGCACATCGACAGCAGCACGAACATTCCCGTCTACGACGAGCTGCTGGAGCACGATTACTCCACGCTGGAGACGCACCTCGATAAACTGCCCACGGAGACGGAGATCGCGACCGTGTGCGTCGCCGGCATCACGTCGGCGCGCGCCGCGGACTTCCTTCGCGAGCACGGGTTCGACGCGAAGTCGATCGACGACGGGATGAACGGCTGGGGCCGCGTCCACAGGCAGTACGAAATCGACAGCGTCGACGGCGTCGTCCAAATCGTCCGCCCCGGGACGGGCTGCGTCTCGTATCTCGTCCACGACGACGGTGAGGCCGTCGTCGTCGATCCGAGTCAGTACATCGACCGGTACCTGAACGCGGCCGACGAGCGCGACCTGGAAATCGTCGGCGTCGCGGACACGCACGCCCATGCCGACCACGTCTCGGGCGCTCGGCGGCTCGCCGGCGAACTCGACGTGCCCTACTACCTTCACGGGGACGACGCCGTCGAACTCGACAGGGTGACGGAACTCGAAGACGAAGCGACGATCCCCGTCGGCGAGCGGTCCCTCGACGTGATCCACACGCCCGGTCACACGCCCGGGAGCGTCTCGCTCCGGGTCGGCGACGCGCTGCTCTCCGGGGACACGCTGTTCCTCCGCAGCGTCGGCCGCCCCGACCTCGAGGACGGCGAGGAAGAGGCGGTCCGTGCGGCCGCCGGCCAACTGTTCGAGAGTCTCGCCCACCTGACGGACTTGGACGACGAAACCGTCGTGCTGCCCGGCCACTTCAACGACGAATCGATGCGCCCGGTCGCCACCGAACTCGGTGCGCTTCGGGCGGAAACGACGAACGAACTCCTGAGCTACGTCGAGAGCGGCGACGACGACGCGTTCGTCGAAACCATCGTCGAGAGCCTCGCCGACGAACCCGCGAACTACAACGAGATCAAGCAGATCAACTGGGGCAAGGAGCAACCAGGCGACGACGTCGAGGCGCTCGAGCTCGGGCCGAACAACTGCGCCGCGAACTAA
- a CDS encoding MBL fold metallo-hydrolase codes for MTTGNRPDDGDAIESITPEELKERIDGGEEVFLLDVRSEGDFEEWRIDGENVEIVNSPYFELLDGLPTALREDLPADRKITVVCAKGGSSELVAETLEEEGYDVAHLERGMTGWARIYEYTELDTDGDATIAQYRRPSSGCLAYLIVSNGEAAFIDPLRAFTDEYVQDLRNLGAELTYALDTHIHADHISGIRDLAERTDATAVVPEPAADRGVDYDQPVETVADGDILTVGDATIDVVHTPGHTSGMTAYAVDDVLFTGDGLFTESVARPDLEDPEAAGNAARTLYESLTETVLSRSDDTIVAPAHFSDSATPNDDGTYTAELGELADGMDALSMDEETFVEFIVSDMPPRPANYEAIIATNLGRESPDDEEAFELELGPNNCAASEEALTN; via the coding sequence ATGACTACCGGAAACCGCCCCGACGACGGGGACGCAATCGAATCGATCACGCCCGAAGAGCTGAAAGAGCGGATCGACGGCGGCGAGGAGGTGTTCCTCCTCGACGTTCGTTCGGAAGGCGATTTCGAGGAGTGGCGCATCGACGGGGAGAACGTCGAGATCGTGAACTCCCCCTACTTCGAGCTACTGGACGGACTTCCGACGGCTCTCCGCGAGGACCTTCCCGCGGACCGAAAAATAACGGTCGTCTGTGCGAAAGGCGGTTCCAGCGAACTCGTCGCCGAAACCCTCGAGGAAGAGGGGTACGACGTTGCCCACCTCGAACGCGGGATGACTGGCTGGGCGCGCATCTATGAGTACACCGAACTCGATACCGACGGCGACGCGACGATCGCGCAGTACCGACGACCGTCGAGCGGCTGTCTCGCGTACCTAATCGTCTCGAACGGCGAGGCTGCGTTCATCGATCCGCTTCGCGCGTTCACCGACGAGTACGTTCAGGACCTTCGGAATCTCGGCGCCGAACTCACGTACGCACTCGACACGCACATCCACGCGGATCACATCTCCGGCATTCGCGACCTCGCCGAGCGGACGGATGCGACCGCGGTCGTTCCCGAACCCGCCGCGGACCGCGGTGTCGACTACGATCAGCCCGTCGAGACCGTCGCGGACGGCGATATACTCACCGTCGGCGACGCGACGATCGACGTCGTTCACACGCCCGGTCACACCTCGGGAATGACCGCGTACGCAGTCGATGACGTGCTGTTTACCGGTGATGGCCTCTTCACGGAGAGCGTCGCCCGCCCCGATCTCGAGGATCCCGAAGCGGCCGGGAACGCGGCGCGGACGCTGTACGAATCGCTCACCGAGACGGTGTTATCGCGGTCCGACGACACGATCGTCGCACCGGCACACTTCAGTGACTCAGCGACGCCGAACGACGACGGGACGTACACGGCCGAGCTGGGCGAATTGGCGGACGGGATGGATGCACTGTCGATGGACGAAGAGACGTTCGTCGAGTTCATCGTCTCGGATATGCCACCGCGACCGGCCAACTACGAGGCTATCATCGCGACTAACCTCGGGCGGGAGTCGCCCGACGACGAGGAGGCGTTCGAACTCGAACTGGGTCCGAACAACTGCGCGGCGAGCGAGGAGGCGCTGACGAACTGA
- a CDS encoding sulfurtransferase TusA family protein: MTEYDITETLDVTGQNCPMPVVKTKQNIDGLDEGTVLEVLATDPGTMSDIAGWAETTDGVELLDQNEGDDVFAHYVRKTETR, from the coding sequence ATGACCGAATACGATATCACCGAAACGCTCGACGTGACGGGACAGAACTGCCCGATGCCCGTCGTCAAGACGAAGCAGAACATCGACGGACTCGACGAGGGAACGGTCCTCGAGGTCCTGGCGACCGATCCCGGAACCATGAGCGACATCGCCGGCTGGGCGGAGACGACCGACGGCGTCGAACTCCTCGACCAAAACGAGGGAGACGATGTCTTCGCACACTACGTCCGCAAGACGGAGACCCGATGA
- a CDS encoding universal stress protein: MTPTVLVAFDESPQAAAALRHALSTYDDATIRVLYVNDPWEWAGADGIDGVFYAEEAFERSQAAAEAVIAEAEAIAREYDAEITTATEVGTASETIVSYAEEHDVDHVVLGSHGRRGLERYLLGSVAERVARRSPGSVTIIRDERPAEDD, encoded by the coding sequence ATGACGCCCACAGTACTGGTCGCGTTCGACGAATCGCCGCAGGCAGCCGCCGCGTTGCGCCACGCGCTCTCGACGTACGACGACGCGACGATCCGCGTCCTCTACGTGAACGATCCCTGGGAGTGGGCCGGCGCGGACGGGATCGACGGCGTGTTCTACGCCGAAGAGGCCTTCGAACGATCGCAGGCGGCCGCCGAGGCGGTGATCGCCGAGGCCGAGGCGATCGCTCGCGAGTACGACGCGGAGATTACGACGGCGACGGAAGTCGGAACGGCGTCCGAAACGATCGTCAGCTACGCCGAGGAGCATGATGTCGACCATGTCGTCCTCGGGAGTCACGGCCGGCGCGGACTCGAACGATACCTCCTGGGAAGCGTCGCCGAACGGGTCGCCAGGCGATCGCCTGGATCGGTGACGATCATTCGGGACGAGCGGCCGGCCGAGGATGACTAG